In one Nyctibius grandis isolate bNycGra1 chromosome 19, bNycGra1.pri, whole genome shotgun sequence genomic region, the following are encoded:
- the LOC137672140 gene encoding sodium-dependent lysophosphatidylcholine symporter 1-like isoform X2: MLPAGHEDAELETLTQEGVVPQRRAVRRELKPFHTSLIIFLGRAWDAVTDPAIGFLVSKSPRRKYGKLVPWIACSMPFGVLCYCMMWTTLSDATPTSLKFLWYLFMYSFFQTCMTCHHVPYSSLTMFLGGTQRDRDSATAYRMGMEVFSTLLGSGIQGQIVGRYHARMMKGCYVSNETQPNTSTYSLVDSLENTRRAYVCAALVLGSIYCLSCLILIFGVREQPGPLSPLGKVELPFASCLRMIVRHKPYTQLLCGFLFASLAFQITQGIFAFFCTHVAGLAGKFQHLVLIMLVTASLSIPFWQWFLGRFGKKTAVSLGLALIIPALAAITQVMHNFLAFVFLVMVAGCSMAALYLLPWSMLPDAVDDFMLRNPSCPNLEALFYSFYVFFNKFAGGFAVGISTLSLHFAGYHAGDCTYNPSVILTLQLLMAPVPISLLLVAIIIFCLHPIDEERRKQMRTEMEAMGHRVQRGSGE; this comes from the exons ATGCTTCCAGCTGGTCACGAAGATGCTGAGCTGGAGACGTTAACCCAAGAAGGAGTTGTCCCACAGAGGAGAGCGGTCCGCAGAGAG CTGAAGCCATTCCACACCTCTTTGATCATTTTCCTTGGAAGAGCCTGGGATGCAGTCACTGACCCTGCTATTGGCTTCCTGGTCAGCAAGAGCCCGAGGAGAAAATATGGCAAGCTGGTGCCGTG GATCGCCTGCTCCATGCCGTTCGGGGTGCTCTGCTACTGCATGATGTGGACCACCCTCTCGGACGCCACCCCCACCTCCCTGAAATTCCTGTGGTACCTGTTCATGTACAGCTTCTTCCAGACTTGCATGACT TGCCACCACGTGCCGTACTCTTCCCTGACAATGTTCCTGGGAGGAACCCAGAGAGACCGTGACTCAGCCACTGCCTACA GAATGGGGATGGAGGTGTTCAGCACGCTCCTTGGGTCAGGAATCCAGGGGCAGATCGTGGGCAGGTACCATGCCCGCATGATGAAAGGCTGTTACGTGTCGAACGAGACCCAGCCCAACACCAGCACCTACAGCCTCGTGGACTCGCTGGAGAACACG CGTAGGGCCTACGTGTGTGCAGCCCTGGTCCTGGGCTCCATCTATTGCCTGTCCTGTCTGATTCTCATCTTTGGAGTGAGGGAGCAGCCTG gGCCCCTCAGTCCCCTGGGGAAGGTTGAGCTGCCCTTTGCCAGCTGCCTGCGGATGATCGTGAGACACAAGCCCTACACCCAGCTGCTGTGTGGCTTCCTCTTTGCGTCCCTGGCCTTCCAG ATCACACAGGGGATCTTTGCCTTCTTCTGTACTCATGTTGCGGGGCTGGCTGGGAAGTTCCAGCATTTGGTGCTTATCATGTTG GTCACTGCTTCCCTCTCTATTCCCTTTTGGCAGTGGTTTTTGGGgagatttggaaagaaaacagcagtgtcACTGGGTCTGGCG CTGATcatcccagccctggcagccatCACCCAGGTGATGCACAACTTCCTGGCCTTCGTCTTCCTGGTGAtggtggcaggctgcagcatGGCTGCGCTCTACCTTTTGCCGTG gTCCATGCTGCCGGATGCGGTGGATGACTTCATGCTGAGGAACCCCAGCTGCCCCAACCTGGAGGCTCTCTTCTACTCCTTCTATGTCTTCTTCAACAAGTTTGCAGGTGGCTTTGCCGTGGGGATATCGACACTGAGCTTACA TTTTGCAGGTTACCATGCTGGAGACTGCACGTACAACCCCTCCGTCATCCTCACCCTGCAGCTGCTCATGGCCCCAGTCCCAATAAGCCTGCTGCTCGTTGCCATAATCATCTTCTGCCTCCATCCCATCgatgaggagaggaggaagcagaTGAGAACGGAGATGGAGGCAATGGG GCATCGGGTACAGCGCGGCAGCGGAGAATAA
- the LOC137672140 gene encoding sodium-dependent lysophosphatidylcholine symporter 1-like isoform X1, whose translation MLPAGHEDAELETLTQEGVVPQRRAVRREEKPGLPLCRKVCYAVGGIPYQMTGNALGFFLQIFLLDVVQLKPFHTSLIIFLGRAWDAVTDPAIGFLVSKSPRRKYGKLVPWIACSMPFGVLCYCMMWTTLSDATPTSLKFLWYLFMYSFFQTCMTCHHVPYSSLTMFLGGTQRDRDSATAYRMGMEVFSTLLGSGIQGQIVGRYHARMMKGCYVSNETQPNTSTYSLVDSLENTRRAYVCAALVLGSIYCLSCLILIFGVREQPGPLSPLGKVELPFASCLRMIVRHKPYTQLLCGFLFASLAFQITQGIFAFFCTHVAGLAGKFQHLVLIMLVTASLSIPFWQWFLGRFGKKTAVSLGLALIIPALAAITQVMHNFLAFVFLVMVAGCSMAALYLLPWSMLPDAVDDFMLRNPSCPNLEALFYSFYVFFNKFAGGFAVGISTLSLHFAGYHAGDCTYNPSVILTLQLLMAPVPISLLLVAIIIFCLHPIDEERRKQMRTEMEAMGHRVQRGSGE comes from the exons ATGCTTCCAGCTGGTCACGAAGATGCTGAGCTGGAGACGTTAACCCAAGAAGGAGTTGTCCCACAGAGGAGAGCGGTCCGCAGAGAG GAGAAGCCAGGACTGCCGCTCTGCAGAAAGGTTTGCTATGCTGTTGGGGGCATTCCCTACCAGATGACAGGCAACGCCCTTGGGTTTTTCCTCCAAATCTTCCTCTTGGATGTTGTGCAG CTGAAGCCATTCCACACCTCTTTGATCATTTTCCTTGGAAGAGCCTGGGATGCAGTCACTGACCCTGCTATTGGCTTCCTGGTCAGCAAGAGCCCGAGGAGAAAATATGGCAAGCTGGTGCCGTG GATCGCCTGCTCCATGCCGTTCGGGGTGCTCTGCTACTGCATGATGTGGACCACCCTCTCGGACGCCACCCCCACCTCCCTGAAATTCCTGTGGTACCTGTTCATGTACAGCTTCTTCCAGACTTGCATGACT TGCCACCACGTGCCGTACTCTTCCCTGACAATGTTCCTGGGAGGAACCCAGAGAGACCGTGACTCAGCCACTGCCTACA GAATGGGGATGGAGGTGTTCAGCACGCTCCTTGGGTCAGGAATCCAGGGGCAGATCGTGGGCAGGTACCATGCCCGCATGATGAAAGGCTGTTACGTGTCGAACGAGACCCAGCCCAACACCAGCACCTACAGCCTCGTGGACTCGCTGGAGAACACG CGTAGGGCCTACGTGTGTGCAGCCCTGGTCCTGGGCTCCATCTATTGCCTGTCCTGTCTGATTCTCATCTTTGGAGTGAGGGAGCAGCCTG gGCCCCTCAGTCCCCTGGGGAAGGTTGAGCTGCCCTTTGCCAGCTGCCTGCGGATGATCGTGAGACACAAGCCCTACACCCAGCTGCTGTGTGGCTTCCTCTTTGCGTCCCTGGCCTTCCAG ATCACACAGGGGATCTTTGCCTTCTTCTGTACTCATGTTGCGGGGCTGGCTGGGAAGTTCCAGCATTTGGTGCTTATCATGTTG GTCACTGCTTCCCTCTCTATTCCCTTTTGGCAGTGGTTTTTGGGgagatttggaaagaaaacagcagtgtcACTGGGTCTGGCG CTGATcatcccagccctggcagccatCACCCAGGTGATGCACAACTTCCTGGCCTTCGTCTTCCTGGTGAtggtggcaggctgcagcatGGCTGCGCTCTACCTTTTGCCGTG gTCCATGCTGCCGGATGCGGTGGATGACTTCATGCTGAGGAACCCCAGCTGCCCCAACCTGGAGGCTCTCTTCTACTCCTTCTATGTCTTCTTCAACAAGTTTGCAGGTGGCTTTGCCGTGGGGATATCGACACTGAGCTTACA TTTTGCAGGTTACCATGCTGGAGACTGCACGTACAACCCCTCCGTCATCCTCACCCTGCAGCTGCTCATGGCCCCAGTCCCAATAAGCCTGCTGCTCGTTGCCATAATCATCTTCTGCCTCCATCCCATCgatgaggagaggaggaagcagaTGAGAACGGAGATGGAGGCAATGGG GCATCGGGTACAGCGCGGCAGCGGAGAATAA
- the NSFL1C gene encoding NSFL1 cofactor p47 — MADREEALREFVAVTGVEEERARFFLESAGWDLQIALASFYEDGGDEDILTLPQPTPSSVSRGAAASDHRVTSFRDLVHAQEDDDDEEEGQRFYAGGSERSGQQIVGPPRKKSPNELVEDLFKGAKEHGAVAVDRTAKSGGETSKPKPFAGGGYRLGATPEEESAYVAGERRQNSAQDVHVVLKLWKSGFSLDSGELRSYQDPSNAQFLDDIRRGEVPAELRRLARGGQVNLDMEDHRDEEYVKPKSVFKAFTGEGQKLGSTAPQVMGTSSPAQQAENEAKASSAIAIDESEPVTNIQIRLADGGRLVQKFNHHHRIRDIRLFIADARPAMAATSFVLMTTFPNKELTDENQTLKEANLLNAVIVQRLT; from the exons ATGGCGGACAGGGAGGAGGCGCTGAGGGAGTTCGTGGCCGTGACCGGCGTCGAGGAGGAGCGAGCGCGCTTCTTCCTGGAGTCCGCCGGCTGGGACCTCCAG ATTGCGCTCGCCAGTTTCTACGAGGACGGGGGCGATGAGGACATTCTGACTCTTCCCCAGCCGACACCCAGCTCTGTCTCCAGAGGTGCTGCAGCCAG TGACCATAGAGTGACATCGTTTAGAGACCTTGTTCATGCGCaggaggatgatgatgatgaagaggAGGGACAGCG GTTTTATGCTGGTGGCTCAGAGAGAAGCGGGCAGCAGATCGTTGGTCCTCCGAGGAAGAAGAGTCCCAACGAGCTGGTGGAGGATCTGTTCAAAGGAGCAAAGGAGCACGGGGCGGTGGCGGTTGATCGGACGGCCAAGAGCGGCGGCGAGACTAGCAAGCCTAAA CCCTTCGCAGGGGGAGGCTATCGCCTCGGGGCTACTCCAGAGGAGGAGTCTGCTTACGtggcaggagagaggagacagaACTCTGCTCAGGAT GTGCATGTTGTGCTGAAGCTCTGGAAGAGTGGATTCAGTCTGGACAGCGGAGAACTGAGGAGCTACCAGGATCCATCCAATGCCCAGTTTCTTGATGATATCCGCAGAGG GGAAGTCCCGGCAGAGCTGCGCAGGTTAGCACGGGGCGGACAAGTGAACCTGGATATGGAGGATCACCGTGATGAGGAGTATGTGAAACCTAAAAGTGTCTTCAAAGCTTTTACTGGAGAAGGACAGAAGCTGGGCAG CACCGCGCCCCAGGTGATGGGCACCAGCTCGCCAGCCCAGCAGGCAGAGAATGAGGCCAAAGCCAGTTCTGCCATCGCTATTGATGAGTCGGAGCCTGTCACCAACATCCAGATCCGGCTTGCTGACGGGGGGCGACTGGTCCAGAAGTTTAACCACCATCACAG GATCCGGGACATCCGGCTCTTCATAGCAGACGCCCGGCCAGCGATGGCTGCCACCAGTTTCGTCCTCATGACCACCTTCCCGAATAAAGAGCTGACCGACGAGAACCAAACCCTGAAGGAAGCCAACCTGCTCAACGCTGTCATTGTTCAGCGGTTAACATGA